The Solibacillus sp. FSL W7-1464 genome contains a region encoding:
- the dusB gene encoding tRNA dihydrouridine synthase DusB produces MSNIDQKPFQIGDIIMDNRVVLAPMAGICNSAFRLTVKEFGAGLVYAEMISDKALNIRNKKTLDMLYIDERENPMTLQIFGGDKENLVEAAKFVDKHTTADIIDINMGCPVNKIIKCEAGAKWLLDPNKIYEMVSAVVDAVDKPVSVKMRIGWDEERVFAVENAQAAERAGAAAIAMHGRTRVQMYEGKANWDVLAEVKKNISIPFIANGDVETPEDAKRILEHTNADAVMIGRAALGNPWMIYQTVKYLESGIQIPEPSVREKMDVCLLHFERLKALKGEKVAVREMRKHASWYLKGIRGNGKIRNAINLTETEQDLRILLNSVADEYVEEAVIV; encoded by the coding sequence GTGTCAAACATCGACCAAAAGCCTTTCCAAATAGGCGATATTATTATGGATAACCGTGTCGTTCTTGCCCCAATGGCTGGAATTTGCAACTCGGCTTTCCGTTTAACGGTAAAAGAATTTGGTGCAGGATTAGTCTACGCGGAAATGATCAGTGATAAAGCGTTGAATATCCGCAATAAAAAAACATTGGACATGCTTTATATTGATGAGCGTGAAAATCCGATGACACTGCAAATTTTCGGAGGAGACAAAGAAAATTTAGTAGAGGCGGCGAAATTTGTAGACAAACATACAACGGCCGACATTATCGATATCAATATGGGCTGTCCTGTAAATAAAATCATCAAATGTGAAGCTGGCGCAAAATGGCTGCTTGATCCGAACAAAATTTACGAAATGGTTTCAGCTGTTGTCGATGCAGTCGATAAGCCTGTTTCGGTAAAAATGCGTATCGGTTGGGATGAAGAGCGTGTATTCGCTGTAGAAAATGCCCAAGCAGCAGAACGAGCAGGTGCAGCCGCTATTGCAATGCATGGCCGAACACGCGTGCAAATGTATGAAGGTAAGGCAAACTGGGACGTTTTAGCCGAAGTGAAGAAAAATATCAGCATCCCATTTATCGCAAATGGGGATGTGGAAACACCGGAAGATGCAAAACGCATTCTGGAACATACGAATGCAGATGCAGTCATGATTGGTCGTGCTGCTTTAGGGAATCCGTGGATGATTTATCAAACGGTAAAATATTTGGAATCAGGTATTCAAATTCCGGAGCCTTCTGTTCGTGAAAAGATGGATGTTTGTTTACTTCACTTTGAACGTTTAAAAGCACTTAAAGGGGAAAAAGTGGCGGTAAGAGAAATGCGCAAACATGCATCCTGGTATTTAAAAGGAATTCGCGGAAACGGGAAGATCCGTAATGCGATTAATTTGACAGAGACGGAGCAAGATTTACGTATTCTTTTAAATAGTGTTGCGGATGAATACGTAGAAGAAGCGGTTATTGTATAA
- the lysS gene encoding lysine--tRNA ligase: protein MKYVSNIEELNDQLLVRRQKMTDIRENGMDPFGSRFERTHLSNEVIAENEQFDKEQLEENPREVVIAGRIMTKRGKGKAGFAHIQDLAGQIQIYVRKDAIGEEAYELFNKADLGDIVGVKGNVFRTQVGELSVKATEFTFLTKALRPLPDKFHGLTDVEQRYRQRYVDLMTNDESKTTFIQRSKIIRAIRNYLDNNGYLEVETPMLHTIAGGAAARPFITHHNALDMELYMRIAIELHLKRLIVGGLEKVYEIGRVFRNEGISTRHNPEFTMIELYEAYADYNDIMDLTENLIAHVAKDVLGTTSVQYGEDTIELGIGWKRVHMVDAVKEATGVDFWAPMTVEEARKHAAEHGVEIKDAHEVGHIINEFFEQKVEETLVQPTFVTGHPVEISPLAKKNPEDPRFTDRFELFIVRREHANAFTELNDPIDQRERFEAQMAEKEAGNDEAHEMDNDFIEALEYGMPPTGGLGIGIDRLVMLLTNSPSIRDVLLFPTMRHTTK, encoded by the coding sequence GTGAAATACGTGTCAAATATCGAAGAATTAAACGACCAACTTTTGGTGAGACGCCAGAAGATGACAGATATTCGCGAAAACGGTATGGACCCATTCGGCAGCCGTTTTGAACGCACACATTTATCGAACGAAGTTATTGCAGAAAATGAGCAATTTGATAAAGAGCAATTAGAAGAAAATCCACGTGAAGTTGTAATCGCTGGACGTATTATGACGAAGCGCGGTAAAGGTAAAGCAGGTTTTGCGCATATCCAGGACTTAGCTGGCCAAATCCAAATTTATGTACGTAAAGATGCCATCGGTGAAGAAGCATATGAACTATTCAACAAAGCGGACCTTGGGGATATCGTAGGGGTAAAAGGAAACGTATTCCGTACGCAAGTTGGAGAACTATCTGTAAAGGCGACGGAGTTCACTTTCCTAACAAAAGCGTTACGCCCGTTACCTGATAAATTCCATGGCCTGACAGACGTAGAGCAACGATACCGTCAACGCTATGTAGACTTGATGACAAACGATGAATCAAAAACAACATTCATCCAACGTTCAAAAATCATCCGTGCAATCCGCAACTACTTAGATAACAACGGTTATTTAGAAGTGGAAACACCGATGTTGCATACAATCGCAGGTGGTGCTGCGGCTCGCCCGTTCATTACACACCACAATGCATTGGATATGGAATTATATATGCGTATCGCTATCGAGCTGCATTTAAAACGTCTAATCGTCGGTGGCTTGGAGAAAGTTTATGAAATCGGCCGTGTATTCCGTAACGAAGGAATTTCGACTCGTCACAATCCGGAATTCACAATGATTGAATTATATGAAGCATATGCAGACTATAACGATATTATGGATTTAACAGAAAACCTTATTGCACATGTGGCAAAGGACGTACTTGGCACAACATCTGTACAATATGGTGAAGATACAATTGAATTAGGTATTGGCTGGAAACGTGTGCATATGGTAGATGCAGTTAAAGAAGCAACAGGTGTAGATTTCTGGGCTCCGATGACTGTAGAAGAAGCACGCAAACATGCTGCTGAGCACGGCGTGGAAATTAAAGACGCGCATGAAGTAGGTCATATCATCAATGAATTCTTCGAGCAAAAAGTAGAAGAAACATTGGTACAACCTACTTTCGTAACAGGTCACCCGGTGGAAATTTCTCCATTAGCGAAGAAAAACCCTGAAGACCCACGCTTCACAGACCGTTTTGAGCTATTTATCGTTCGCCGTGAGCATGCAAATGCATTCACAGAATTAAATGACCCGATCGATCAACGTGAGCGTTTCGAAGCTCAAATGGCAGAAAAAGAAGCAGGAAATGACGAAGCACATGAAATGGATAATGATTTCATCGAAGCATTAGAATACGGTATGCCGCCAACTGGTGGTTTAGGTATCGGTATCGACCGTTTAGTAATGTTATTAACGAACTCACCATCAATTCGTGACGTTTTATTATTCCCGACAATGCGCCATACAACAAAATAA